In a single window of the Streptomyces sp. NBC_00353 genome:
- a CDS encoding nucleotidyltransferase family protein: MHTYPTQAVILAGGQGTRLRPYTDDRPKPMVEIPGTGTPIIGHQLSWLAAEGVTDAVVSCGHFAEVLQEWLAEAVLPLRVTTVVESEPLGRGGGLKYAAARLPDPSEPWYATNGDIWTRFSLREMAAFHAERDATATLALARPRIPWGAVETDAFGHITDFIEAPPSPYLINAGVYVFSPTFTTLLPDRGDHERTTFPRLARERRLAGYPLPLGAYWRAIDTAKDLTEAARELDVDGPQAR, encoded by the coding sequence ATGCATACGTATCCGACGCAGGCCGTGATCCTGGCGGGTGGCCAGGGGACCCGGCTGCGCCCGTACACCGATGACCGCCCCAAGCCGATGGTCGAGATCCCGGGCACCGGGACCCCGATCATCGGCCATCAGCTTTCCTGGCTGGCCGCCGAGGGCGTGACCGATGCCGTCGTGTCGTGCGGTCATTTTGCCGAGGTGCTCCAGGAGTGGCTGGCCGAGGCCGTGTTGCCGCTCCGGGTGACCACCGTGGTGGAGTCGGAGCCGCTCGGCCGTGGCGGCGGTCTCAAGTACGCCGCCGCCCGGCTGCCGGATCCTTCGGAGCCCTGGTACGCCACGAACGGCGACATCTGGACCCGTTTTTCACTGCGCGAGATGGCGGCGTTCCATGCGGAGCGCGATGCGACCGCCACGCTGGCCCTGGCCCGTCCGCGGATCCCTTGGGGTGCCGTGGAGACGGATGCGTTCGGGCACATCACCGACTTCATCGAGGCGCCGCCGTCGCCGTATCTGATCAACGCGGGTGTGTACGTCTTCTCGCCGACCTTCACGACGCTGCTGCCGGACCGGGGCGACCATGAGCGGACGACGTTCCCACGGCTGGCCCGTGAGCGTCGGCTGGCCGGGTATCCGTTGCCGCTGGGGGCGTACTGGCGGGCCATCGACACGGCGAAGGACCTCACGGAGGCGGCGCGGGAGCTGGACGTGGACGGCCCGCAGGCCCGCTGA
- a CDS encoding ABC transporter ATP-binding protein, translating into MASVTFDKASRVYPGSTKPAVDQLEIDIADGEFLVLVGPSGCGKSTSLRMLAGLEDVNGGAIRIGDRDVTHLPPKDRDIAMVFQNYALYPHMSVADNMGFALKIAGINKTEIRAKVEEAAKMLDLTDYLDRKPKALSGGQRQRVAMGRAIVREPQVFLMDEPLSNLDAKLRVSTRTQIASLQRRLGITTVYVTHDQVEALTMGDRVAVLKDGLLQQVDSPRNMYDRPANLFVAGFIGSPAMNLVEVPITDGGVKFGNSVVPVSREALTAAADKGDTTVTVGIRPEHFDIVEHGGAAAKTLSKDSADAPAGLAVSVNVVEELGADGFVYGSAQVGGADKDLVVRVGGRAVPEKGTKLHVVPRPDELHVFSTSTGERLVG; encoded by the coding sequence ATGGCCAGTGTCACGTTCGACAAGGCGTCCCGCGTCTACCCCGGCTCCACCAAGCCCGCCGTGGACCAGCTGGAGATCGACATCGCGGACGGTGAGTTCCTCGTCCTCGTCGGTCCTTCCGGTTGTGGCAAGTCGACCTCCCTGCGCATGCTCGCGGGTCTCGAGGACGTCAACGGCGGCGCGATCCGCATCGGTGACCGCGACGTCACGCACCTGCCGCCGAAGGACCGGGACATCGCCATGGTGTTCCAGAACTACGCGCTCTACCCGCACATGTCCGTCGCGGACAACATGGGCTTCGCGCTGAAGATCGCCGGTATCAACAAGACCGAGATCCGGGCGAAGGTCGAAGAGGCCGCCAAGATGCTCGACCTCACCGACTACCTGGACCGCAAGCCGAAGGCGCTCTCCGGTGGTCAGCGTCAGCGTGTCGCGATGGGCCGCGCCATTGTGCGTGAGCCGCAGGTCTTCCTCATGGACGAGCCGCTGTCGAACCTTGACGCCAAGCTCCGTGTCTCCACCCGTACGCAGATCGCTTCGCTCCAGCGCCGCCTCGGCATCACGACCGTGTACGTCACGCACGACCAGGTCGAGGCCCTGACCATGGGTGACCGCGTCGCGGTCCTCAAGGACGGTCTGCTGCAGCAGGTCGACTCGCCGCGCAACATGTACGACCGCCCGGCCAACCTCTTCGTCGCCGGCTTCATCGGCTCCCCGGCCATGAACCTGGTCGAGGTCCCGATCACCGACGGTGGCGTGAAGTTCGGCAACAGCGTCGTCCCGGTCTCCCGCGAGGCGCTCACCGCCGCCGCGGACAAGGGTGACACCACGGTCACGGTCGGCATCCGCCCGGAGCACTTCGACATCGTCGAGCACGGTGGCGCCGCCGCCAAGACGCTCTCCAAGGACAGCGCCGACGCCCCGGCCGGCCTGGCCGTCTCGGTCAACGTCGTCGAGGAGCTCGGCGCCGACGGCTTCGTCTACGGCTCCGCGCAGGTCGGCGGTGCGGACAAGGACCTCGTCGTCCGCGTCGGCGGCCGCGCCGTGCCGGAGAAGGGCACCAAGCTGCACGTCGTGCCGCGCCCGGACGAGCTGCACGTCTTCTCGACCTCGACGGGCGAGCGCCTCGTCGGCTGA